In Labrus bergylta chromosome 1, fLabBer1.1, whole genome shotgun sequence, one genomic interval encodes:
- the LOC110005350 gene encoding sialic acid synthase-like, producing the protein MPLKFELCPGRMIGGNHPCFIIAEIGQNHQGDIEIAKKMIKMAKDCGADCAKFQKSELEHKFNKKALERKYETKNSWGKTYGEHKRHLEFSHEQYRELQSYAEEVGIFFTASGMDEMAVEFLHELDVPFFKVGSGDTNNFPYLEKTAKKGRPMVVSSGMQSMETMRQVYKTVKKHNLNFAILQCTSAYPLEAEDVNLRVIMEYQKEFPDIPIGYSGHESGIAISIAAVALGAKVIERHVTLDKTWRGSDHKASLTPDELTELVQGIRLVERSMGSGLKQMLPCEKPCHDKLGKSVVAKVQIPKGATLTLDMLTVKVAEPMGVRAEDIYELVGKKVTESVEEDQSVTPEVVDKYGKKAKC; encoded by the exons ATGCCGCTAAAGTTTGAGCTGTGCCCCGGTAGGATGATCGGAGGAAACCATCCGTGCTTCATCATCGCTGAAATCGGACAAAACCACCAGGGAGACATTGAGATTGCcaagaaaatgataaaaatggCAAAG GACTGTGGAGCCGATTGTGCCAAGTTCCAGAAAAGTGAATTAGAACATAAATTCAACAAGAAAGCCCTGGAGCGCAAATATGAAACCAAAAACTCCTGGGGGAAAACTTACGGTGAACACAAGCGCCACCTGGAGTTCAGCCATGAGCAGTACAGGGAGCTGCAGAGCTACGCGGAGGAGGTGGGGATCTTCTTCACCGCCTCAGGGATGGATGAG ATGGCAGTGGAGTTCCTGCATGAGCTCGATGTGCCTTTCTTCAAAGTGGGCTCTGGAGACACCAACAACTTCCCGTATCTGGAGAAAACAGCCAAGAAAG GACGGCCCATGGTGGTGTCCAGCGGGATGCAGTCGATGGAGACGATGCGTCAGGTCTACAAAACGGTGAAGAAACACAACCTGAACTTTGCCATCCTGCAGTGCACCAGCGCCTACCCTCTGGAAGCCGAAGACGTCAACCTCCGAGTGATAATG GAATACCAGAAGGAATTTCCAGACATTCCCATTGGATATTCCGGCCACGAGTCCGGGATCGCTATATCAATCGCGGCTGTAGCTCTGGGGGCGAAGGTCATCGAACGTCACGTGACCTTGGACAAGACATGGAGAGGAAGTGACCACAAAGCTTCTCTGACACCCGATGAGCTGACAGAGCTGGTTCAGGGAATCCGGCTGGTGGAGAGGTCGATGGGGAGCGGCCTGAAGCAGATGTTACCGTGCGAGAAGCCGTGCCATGACAAG CTGGGTAAATCAGTGGTGGCCAAGGTCCAAATCCCCAAAGGAGCGACGCTGACTCTGGACATGTTGACGGTGAAGGTGGCCGAGCCGATGGGCGTCCGAGCCGAGGACATCTACGAGCTGGTGGGAAAGAAGGTGACGGAGAGTGTGGAGGAGGACCAGAGCGTCACACCGGAAGTCGTTGATAAATACGGCAAGAAGGCCAAGTGCTGA
- the spink4 gene encoding serine peptidase inhibitor, Kazal type 4: MNGRLVFLGLLFVCVAAAAGENSELLRKPSCSDMGEIVACPLNLAPVCGSDGNTYANECTLCAERQMTKVDILIAKDESC; encoded by the exons ATGAACGGACGACTTGTTTTTCTGGGACTGCTGTTCGTCTGTGTGGCTGCAG CTGCTGGGGAGAACTCTGAGCTTTTGAGAAAG CCGTCCTGTTCTGACATGGGGGAGATCGTGGCGTGCCCTTTGAACCTGGCTCCTGTGTGTGGCAGCGATGGAAACACGTACGCTAACGAGTGTACCCTGTGTGCCGAGAGACA AATGACCAAGGTGGACATTTTGATCGCCAAAGACGAGAGCTGCTGA